A portion of the Carya illinoinensis cultivar Pawnee chromosome 11, C.illinoinensisPawnee_v1, whole genome shotgun sequence genome contains these proteins:
- the LOC122282109 gene encoding protein FIZZY-RELATED 2-like, protein MHPTFFNNKTLFSQKKTLKSQGDCLHASPSQAFLVETRKISLSLSLSLGKKDFCMEDPKVQRFPAQSALGTPIPSSSSSGLNLTPTMPDEESVRSRYIERLINANYHPSPSRTIYSDRFIPTRTGSNFGLFHLPAAPRQPSFSEGREDSSTSLYSTLLRTVLFGPESGVVSPVTPEKRSDWTIPPSRNIFRYKTDTSQPLQSLFPFGSDDAMPGVNHSPVKTPRKIPQSPYKVLDAPALQDDFYLNLVDWSAHNVLAVGLGNCVYLWNACSSKVTKLCDLGIDESVCSVGWAQSGTHLAVGTRHGKVQIWDASRCKRVRAMGGHRLRVGALAWSSSFLSSGGRDKTIFQRDIRAQEDFVSKLSGHKSEVCGLKWSYDDRELASGGNDNRLFVWNQNSTQPVLKFCEHTAAVKAIAWSPYVHGLLASGGGTADRCIRFWNTTTNSHLSCMDTGSQVCNLVWSKNVNELVSTHGYSQNQIIVWRYPAMSKLATLTGHTYRVLYLAISPDGKTVVTGAGDETLRFWNVFPSAKSQNTGSEIGASFLGRTTIR, encoded by the exons ATGCACCCAACgttctttaataataaaacctTGTTCTCTCAAAAGAAAACTCTCAAATCTCAGGGTGACTGTCTTCACGCTTCGCCGTCGCAAGCTTTCCTCGTCGAAACGcgcaaaatctctctctctctctctctctctctggggaAAAAGGATTTCTGTATGGAAGATCCCAAGGTTCAAAGATTTCCTGCTCAATCAGCTCTCGGAACCCCAATCCCATCTTCCTCATCTTCGGGGCTGAATCTCACCCCGACTATGCCCGACGAGGAGTCGGTCCGTTCGCGCTACATCGAACGCCTAATCAACGCCAACTACCACCCATCGCCGTCGAGGACGATCTACTCAGATAGGTTCATCCCCACCCGAACGGGCTCCAATTTTGGGCTCTTCCACCTCCCAGCCGCCCCGCGGCAGCCCAGCTTTTCCGAGGGCCGAGAGGACAGCTCCACCAGCTTATATTCCACGCTCCTACGCACGGTACTCTTCGGTCCCGAATCTGGCGTGGTCTCGCCGGTTACACCCGAGAAGAGGAGCGACTGGACGATACCGCCCAGCCGTAATATCTTCCGGTATAAGACGGATACCAGCCAGCCTTTGCAATCACTTTTTCCATTTGGGTCTGATGATGCAATGCCTGGGGTTAATCATAGCCCGGTAAAGACTCCCCGGAAGATCCCACAGTCTCCTTATAAG GTTTTGGATGCGCCAGCTTTGCAAGATGACTTTTATCTGAATCTGGTGGATTGGTCCGCGCATAATGTGTTAGCAGTGGGGTTGGGAAACTGTGTTTACTTGTGGAATGCTTGTAGTAGCAAG GTAACCAAATtatgtgacttgggcattgacgAAAGTGTCTGTTCGGTCGGATGGGCTCAGAGCGGTACACATCTTGCTGTTGgaactagacatggaaaagtCCAG ATTTGGGATGCATCTCGCTGTAAGAGGGTAAGAGCTATGGGGGGTCATCGATTACGTGTTGGGGCCTTAGCCTGGAGTTCATCTTTTTTGTCTTCTGGTGGCCGGGACAAGACTATTTTTCAACGAGATATACGCGCCCAGGAAGATTTTGTCAGTAAACTCTCTGGACACAAGTCAGAG GTTTGTGGACTAAAGTGGTCGTATGATGATCGTGAATTAGCATCTGGCGGCAATGATAACAGA CTTTTTGTTTGGAATCAAAATTCAACTCAGCCTGTACTGAAATTCTGTGAGCATACAGCAGCTGTTAAAGCTATTGCATGGTCTCCATATGTTCATGGACTTCTTGCATCAGGCGGTGGAACTGCAGACCGATGTATTCGTTTCTGGAATACAACCACAAACTCACACTTGAGCTGCATGGACACTGGAAGCCAG GTGTGCAATCTTGTGTGGTCCAAGAATGTCAATGAACTTGTCAGCACCCATGGATACTCCCAAAATCAGATAATAGTTTGGAGATATCCTGCCATGTCAAAG TTGGCAACTCTTACGGGCCATACATATCGAGTTCTCTATCTTGCCATCTCGCCTGACGGAAAG ACCGTTGTCACTGGAGCTGGAGATGAAACACTTAGGTTTTGGAATGTGTTCCCTTCTGCCAAATCACAG AACACAGGCAGCGAGATTGGAGCATCATTTCTTGGAAGAACAACAATTCGGTGA